In a single window of the Helicobacter felis ATCC 49179 genome:
- the rpmJ gene encoding 50S ribosomal protein L36, translating to MKVRPSVKKMCDKCKVIKRRGVIRVICTTPKHKQRQG from the coding sequence ATGAAAGTTAGACCCTCTGTAAAGAAAATGTGCGATAAGTGTAAAGTGATCAAAAGGCGGGGTGTGATTCGTGTGATTTGCACCACTCCTAAACATAAACAAAGACAAGGATAG
- the infA gene encoding translation initiation factor IF-1, which yields MAKDDVIEVDGKVIECLPNATFKVELDNKHVVLCRISGKMRMHYIRIALGDRVRLELTPYSLDKGRITFRYK from the coding sequence ATGGCAAAAGATGATGTGATAGAAGTAGATGGGAAGGTGATTGAGTGTTTACCCAATGCTACTTTTAAGGTGGAATTGGACAATAAGCATGTTGTGCTGTGCCGTATTTCTGGGAAAATGCGCATGCACTATATCCGCATCGCGCTAGGCGATCGGGTGCGCTTGGAGCTCACGCCCTATAGCTTGGACAAGGGGCGGATCACTTTCCGTTACAAGTGA
- the rpsM gene encoding 30S ribosomal protein S13 yields MARIAGVDLPKKKRIEYALTYIYGIGLKSSRDILHKVGISLDKRVHELGEDEVSSITKEIQANHIVEGDLRKKVQMDIKALMDLGSYRGIRHRKGLPVRGQTTKNNARTRKGKKKTVGSK; encoded by the coding sequence ATGGCAAGGATCGCAGGGGTTGATTTACCCAAGAAAAAACGCATCGAATATGCTTTGACCTACATCTATGGCATAGGCTTAAAAAGCTCTAGGGATATTTTGCACAAGGTGGGCATCTCCTTGGATAAACGCGTCCATGAATTGGGTGAAGATGAAGTTTCTAGTATCACTAAAGAAATTCAGGCTAATCACATAGTAGAAGGGGATTTGCGCAAAAAGGTGCAGATGGACATTAAAGCACTGATGGATTTGGGAAGTTATCGGGGCATTCGACACCGCAAAGGCTTGCCTGTGCGCGGTCAAACCACTAAAAACAACGCACGCACCCGCAAGGGCAAAAAGAAAACTGTAGGCAGTAAGTAA
- the rpsK gene encoding 30S ribosomal protein S11: MAKRTGIKKKIVKKNIARGIVYIAASFNNTNITVTDEMGNAICWATAGGLGFRGSKKSTPYAAQQAVESAMSKAKEHGIKEVGIKVQGPGSGRETAIKSVGSIEGIKVLWIKDITPLPHNGCRPPKRRRV, encoded by the coding sequence ATGGCCAAGAGAACCGGCATTAAAAAGAAAATTGTTAAGAAAAATATCGCGCGAGGTATTGTCTATATTGCCGCCTCTTTCAACAATACCAATATCACCGTTACAGACGAGATGGGTAATGCTATTTGTTGGGCGACTGCTGGAGGCTTGGGCTTTAGAGGGTCTAAAAAATCCACTCCCTACGCTGCCCAGCAAGCTGTAGAGAGCGCGATGAGCAAAGCTAAAGAACATGGCATTAAAGAAGTGGGCATTAAAGTGCAGGGGCCCGGAAGTGGGCGCGAGACAGCCATTAAGAGTGTAGGAAGCATTGAGGGCATTAAGGTGCTTTGGATCAAAGACATCACACCCCTACCTCATAATGGTTGCCGTCCTCCCAAAAGAAGAAGAGTGTAA